In Eubalaena glacialis isolate mEubGla1 chromosome 3, mEubGla1.1.hap2.+ XY, whole genome shotgun sequence, the following are encoded in one genomic region:
- the LOC133087275 gene encoding LOW QUALITY PROTEIN: arylacetamide deacetylase-like 4 (The sequence of the model RefSeq protein was modified relative to this genomic sequence to represent the inferred CDS: inserted 3 bases in 2 codons), with translation MVVPWLVLLAALCTFLLGVFVWAVFEHFLTTRVPSTLQHPAKFRFLHCVFLYMVTWGNILEKLGICSMPRFIQFLHNSMRIKKDPGLVVTNLRFGTVPVRLFQPKAASPSPPRGIIFFHGGEAVLGSLDMYRTLCGFLSQETDSVLLSVGAFTPVVDGQERVQGGMGISASFWQVCVVICGDSAGAGIATLTSQTLVGRSGLPRXLIYPIVQLINFWLPSFPQNQHVQFLTRKFMMXVFKYVLIDFSWWDAILSGAFIPPEVWKKSWKWVSADNVPERFKKTDWASLTDYQPVFPAPFNEAAYVENNPLLDVEHTPPIKDDETIAQLPEAFLVSCEYDILRDDILLYKKCLEDQGVPVTWYHVEDGFHGSLILFDRKPFSFPCSLKIVNAIVSYIKSTL, from the exons ATGGTTGTCCCGTGGCTGGTGCTTCTAGCTGCACTGTGCACCTTTCTCCTGGGGGTCTTTGTCTGGGCTGTCTTTGAGCACTTCCTCACCACACGTGTCCCCTCTACTCTGCAACATCCTGCCAAGTTCCGATTTCTGCACTGCGTGTTCCTCTACATGGTCACTTGG GGGAATATACTTGAGAAATTGGGGATTTGCTCCATGCCCAGATTTATTCAGTTTTTGCACAACAGCATGAGAATCAAGAAGGACCCTGGGCTTGTGGTAACCAACCTGCGTTTTGGAACCGTACCCGTGAGGCTGTTCCAGCCCAAGGcggcctcccccagccccccgcgAGGCATCATCTTCTTCCACGGAGGGGAAGCCGTATTAGGGAGCCTGG ACATGTACCGCACCCTGTGTGGTTTTCTATCCCAGGAGACCGACTCTGTGCTGCTGTCGGTTGG AGCCTTCACCCCTGTGGTGGATGGGCAAGAGAGAGTCCAAGGAGGCATGGGCATTTCTGCTTCCTTCTGGCAGGTCTGCGTTGTGATCTGCGGAGACAGCGCTGGGGCAGGGATTGCGACCTTGACCTCTCAGACCTTGGTGGGCAGATCCGGTCTTCCTC TCCTGATTTATCCCATTGTCCAACTCATCAATTTTTGGCTGCCATCCTTTCCGCAGAACCAACACGTCCAGTTCCTCACCCGGAAGTTCATGAT CGTGTTTAAATATGTGCTTATCGACTTCTCCTGGTGGGATGCCATCTTAAGTGGTGCTTTTATTCCCCCGGAAGTCTGGAAGAAGTCCTGGAAGTGGGTCAGCGCGGACAACGTACCCGAGAGATTCAAAAAGacagactgggcttccctg acagactaCCAACCCGTGTTTCCTGCCCCTTTCAATGAGGCTGCCTATGTAGAAAACAATCCCTTGTTGGATGTGGAACATACACCCCCCATAAAGGATGATGAGACCATTGCCCAGCTTCCCGAGGCCTTCCTGGTGAGCTGTGAGTATGACATCCTCCGTGATGACATCTTGCTCTATAAGAAGTGCTTGGAGGACCAGGGGGTCCCCGTGACATGGTACCACGTGGAGGATGGCTTTCATGGATCTCTGATATTATTTGATAGGAAACCTTTCTCTTTCCCATGCTCCCTGAAAATTGTGAATGCTATAGTCAGTTATATAAAGAGCACACTGTAA